The DNA segment GCCCAAGTGGCGCCTGCGACCGAGCCCATGCCCCAAAAGGTCAGGTCGCGCAATTGATCATCACTGGCGCGATAGACGATGAACCCGGTGACTGCTCCGGTGAGCGCGCCCAAGGCAATGCCCGCCAAAAGCATCGTCGCAACAGAGGTGTGCCCGCCGCGTGTGGCGATTTTATAGAGGACAAGCGTTGACGCCCAACCGCCCAAAAACGCGGCGAAGGGAATGAGAGCGGCCCCCGTGGCGGCTTGGATCGCGGCCGGAAGAAACCCGCCCAAAACGATGGCGGCCACCGCTCCAAACCCCGCGCCTGCGCTCACACCGACAAGGCCGGGATCGGCCAAAGGATTGCGAAACAGCCCCTGCATGACGGTGCCAGACACCGCCAAGGCCGCACCAACAAGCGCGCCCGTGACCATGCGGGGCATCCGAATGTCCCAAACGATGGCCATATCGCGCAGGCTGGCTGTGCCGATCCCGGCTTTCGCGGCCAAGGCACCGGGCACGTCAATGCCGGAGGCCGCGCCCCAACCGAGACTGAGCAACATCACCAAAAGCAACGAGAGACCCAACGCCATACGCAGGGCGAGCGCCCGCATTTGGCGATCCCCAGCAAGCGCTGTGGTGGGGCGGCGTAGGGCGAGACGCGAGGGCATAAACGCCATGGATCAGTCCGCCGCCTTGCTGGGGGAGGGCGTTTCCACAAGCGCGTCATGCAAGTTTTGCGCAAAGAGCGCGGTGCGCGGGCCAAATCCCATCGCAGCAGGGTCGATTTGGACAAACCGACCGTGAGCCGCGGCGGGACTTTGCGCCAAAGCGGGCAGGGCAAAGATCTCGTCGGCGCGGCCTTCGTGATCCGCCTCGCCCGTCATCATCACCACGACATCCGGCGCGGCTTCGATCAGCGCCTCGTCGCCCATGATCTTGTAGCCGTTGAACGCAGCGGCCATGACGTTTTCACCGCCCGCCATCTCGATGATGCCATTCGCGCCGGTCTGCGCACCCGCGACGTTGAGCCGCCCGGCTTGGTTCGAGAGGATGAACAGGATGCGGGGCCGCTCTGTTTGTTTGGCGAGAGAGGCCTCAAGGTTCACAAATTGTGTGGCAATTGTGGCGTGCAATGTCGCCGCCGCCTCTTCTGCACCAATCGCGGCACCGATGGCTGTCACATTGTCCAAAACTGCCTCTTTGGTGAAACTGTCATGGATGCTGACCACCGGGATCGAGGCCGCGCGCAGTTGATCAAGCGTCTCGGGCGGTCCCGCCGTGTCGCGGGTGACAATCAGATCGGGACCAACGGACAGCACCCCCTCCGCCGACAATTGGCGCATGTAGCCAACATCCGGCAGTGCCGTCACGGCCTCGGGGTAGAGCGAGGTGGTGTCACGGGCAATCACCCGTGCGCCTTCTCCAAGGGCGAAAATGGTTTCCGTCACCGGCCCGCCAATCGCGACAATGGCCTGCGCATCGGGATAGCTTTGCGCAGCGGCCGCTGTGGGAAGCGCGAGCGCGAGGGCAAAAAAGGTAGACCTCATGCCAAGGCCTCCTCACGGGTCGGCAGGGCAGCCAGAATGCCGTGCCATGTGGCAAGATCATCGGTGTCACCGTCGCGCTGACCGAAACATTGGAAGATCAAATTGCCTTTGTCATCAAAGGCTTCTAGCGAAATTGCCGGACCGCGTTTGGTCGGTTTTTCGACCACATAGACCTCGGCCACATGATCCGCGCGCAGATGCAGGTTGAACATCGGGTCCAGCACGTTGAGCCAGGGCCCCATGACTTTGATCGTCTCAAGCTTGCCCCAATGGATCTGAATATTGCCGGGATTGCCCACAAACAGGATCACCTTTTGACCCGCCTTGGACACCGCATTCAGGAAAGGTTCAACACGGTCCGACGCAACCGGACGCACCCACGCGGTGCCGAGAGCCGCACGATAGGCGCCAAGGCGGTTCATGCCGAGTTTGCTGGTGATCCGGTTGAATTGATGCGTGTCGCTCATCTTGGCCCATTCGCTGAGCAAAACGTCGCGCTTGTCCATATTCATCGTTGCACCTTGCACCGGCGCACGGGGGGCGACGGGGAGTGTGTCGCTTTGATCCGCGATGGCGAGATCGGACACCAGCGGCCCCCAAGCCGCATGGTTCGAGCTGTCACGCAAATAGATTTTTTGCAACGCATCACCCGCATGATCAAAAAACTGAAGCGATTTGCGGCTGCCGGTCTCAGTGGGTACTTCAACGGCAAAGCCGAAGGCCCAATGTTTGGGAAAAATGCGCGTGTCGATGTCCGGCCCCAGCACCATCGAGGCATGCGGCCCGGCGCGGTACTCCAGAAACGTGCCAACGCGTTCGTGAACGCAGGACGCATTGCGGGTCAGCGCCATCACCTCGCCCAGCTCTGTGACGCGCGGTATGACGTCGTCGGGGTGAGGCGCAATGCGGGTGACACGATGCGCACCATGGGTGCCGGTGAAGGCGGCCACCAATTGGGCCTCAGAAATGCCGAGTTTTTCGGCGAGATCGCGGTCCCGGATATTGGTGGCATCAGCCTTGGCGTTACGAATGTCGGAGGGGGTAAGATGTTGGGTCATAGTGTAATGTCCTAGTGTGCGTTTAGGGCGCGCGTTGGAGGCCGCAAAGGGGCCAACGCGCGCAAAGATCAGAAATTTGATCAGAAAGTTTTGGTCAGAGACAGCGTGACAGTGCGCCCCGGTGCCGTGCGGCTGCTCAGATAGGGGCGGTAATCCTCGTCAAAGAGATTATCGACGGAGGCGCGGAATGCGACACCTTCGGCCCAGCCCTTGTTGGGGATATAGGCCGCGCTCAGACCCACGGTCGTGTAGCTATCGCTTGGGGCCGTGGCCCCGTCTGTGCCTGTGGTGCGGGAGTTGCTCCATCCGTGGAGGATTTCGGTGGAGAGAGTGAGTTGCGTGTCAAACATCCGTTTGCCCAACGTCAATTGTGCGGTGTCTGCCGGGGCGTTGTTGAAATCCTCGCCGGTGCCCCATTCGCCGCGTGTCATCGAGGCGTTGAAATCAACGTAATAGGCCCCGGTGACGTAAGAGGCCTCGAATTCCAGCCCTTTGAGATCAATCACATCGCCATAGGCAAAGCTGGCCGTGGTGTAGGTGGTGTTGTCCCAAACATGGGTTTTGAACCCGGTCAGTTTCGCCCGCACCCGATCCCCCGCGCCGAAGACATCGGAGGCATCATAAGAGACGCCGACTTCGACGGTTGTGGCCTTTTCCGAAGTCGTGATCAAATCTGAGCGCAGATCGTCCAAGATCGGCAAGTTCTCGTTATAGGCCAGCGTGCCAAAGACCGCGAAACGATCGGTGACGGCATAGCGGGCAGAAAGCGCCCCAACCAAAGCGTCCTTTTTGAACGTGGTGCCATTTGCCGGGCCGGGAACACCGCGATAGGGGGCTTCGTTGTCGCGCGAGGTCAGGGTCTGATGCTCGTAGCGCAGTTGCGGGGTTAAGGTCAGCGCGCCAAAGGTCATCTCATCAGTGGCATAAAGTGCCACATATTCATCCGTACCACCGGGGGTGGACCCAGCGTTGGTGCCGGTGTCGCTGATTGAGGTGCGGGTTCTTTTGCCGATCTCGATCCCGGTCAAGACCGAATGATCGACCCTGCCGGTTGCAAAAAGCGCTGTGTTTTCGACAGAAAACGCCAGGCCTTTGGTGCGGTTGTCGGCGTTGTAAATATCCGAAGACGTTGTATCCGAGACGTTGGAAATCAACTCGTCCGAATAGGTCAATTTCGCCGTCAGATTCACGAGGTCGGTCGAGAGCGGATTATAGTCGAGCGCCAAAAAGGCGGTGGTGTCCTCGATGTCGGCATCGACGCGGACGGGAAACGAAGACCCGATGTAATCAAAGCTAACGTCTTTGAGGCGGTTTTGCGATTTGGACACCGATCCGGTGAAACTTAACTCATCGCTCGCGCGATATTTGAGTTTCAGCATCGCTGAGGGCAGTTCAAACCCCGTATCGGCCTGTTCTGTGCCGGTTCCGTCAGTGTAATCGCCGTTTTTACGATAGCCGTAAAAGGCCAAGACATCGAGTTTGTCATCCGGTGCAAAAGCCAGAATGGTGCTGCTCAGCACCCCGTCGCCGTTGCTCTCATAGGCGAGTTTCTGGCGCAGCGCGAAACTGTCGCCATCCTCAAGAAAATCAGCCGCATCCTTGGTTTGGGCTTCGACTGTGCCGCCGATGGCACCAGCCGAAAACCGAAAACTTTCGCCGGGCCCACGCACCACGCGCACCGATTTGAACAGCTCTGGTTCCATCGTCAACAGGCTGCCTTGGCGGTAAAGTTCCTCTTGGCCCTTGGACACGCCGTCGATCACAACGGACACTTTGGTGTTGGACCCGTAGGTGCCCGCATCGGCGCCAAGTCCGCGGATGTTGATAGAGGAACCTTGCGGGCTGGCCGCGTTGGACAGGGTCACGCCGGGGATGGTGCCGAGCAATTCGGCCAAGGTCGACGCCTGTCGCGCGTCCAATTCCTCTTGCGAGATTTCGGTCTCTGAGGTCGCGGTGTCGGTTTGAATACCACGCAGGCTTTCGCCCAGCGTGACGGTTCCGATGAACGCGCCATAGGGTGAATCGGTGGTGAAATCGGTGGACGTGCCGGTGCCGTCTTGTGCAAAGCTCGGCAGGGCGAATGCGGGCGTGACAGCCAAAGCCGTCACAAGAGCCCGCAGGCTCGTGTGCGTGATCATAAGTATCCCCTCAAGGTGCCTGGAAATGCTGGCTGCCAAAGGGGAGCTTGCGTCTGTTGCGTTTAAGTATTTAAGGCGACTGTTTTTGTCAAGAATAAGATTTGCCGCGCTGAAGACCCTATTGAAGCTCAGACGTTAGCGCGGTGCAAAGTTGATTTGCAGGCTAAATGAATAGGCGTTTTGTGTCAGCGACCGCGGCGCAGGTTTAAACTGGCCAATGCTTTGAACGGCCGCGAGTGCCGCTTGATCCAACAGGGCATTGCCTGAAGACCGTGCAACGGACACGCTCCGCAGTGCCCCTGTGCGCGCCACGGAAATCTGCAAGACGACCTTGCCTTTGGCTCCTCGCGCCGCAGAGGGGTAGCGTTTTTTGCGCTCAATTGCGGCACGAATGCCGCCACCCCATGCGCTGAGATCGTGTTTGCGCTGACCGGCATCGGCGGTGGCGCCCTGTGACGTGCCTTTGGTGCCGCGTGCGGTTTGCCCGCCTGCTCCCGCCGCTTTTTGCGCCTCCGATTGGGTTGCATTTGGGCGTTTCACCGGCTGAGAGGGTGCGGGTTTCGCGGGGGTGGATTTTGGCGCAGCCGGGGGAGGGGGCGCAGGCGGTTTGGGCGGTTCTGACCCCTCCGGGGGCACGACATCGGGGCTTTGCGGCGCAAGCGGGCTGAGGTTTGTCATCGTCATCGGCGGCGCATCAAGAGCCATCGGGAAGGCGTTGGCTCTTTGCGGCAGATCCAAAGCCTCTGTCGGAGTTGCGGGCGGCGCGATCTCGGTCAGACTCTCTGGCGGCGCAAAACCATCCCATTGCTCTACAAGGGTCTCAAGTGCTGCGGTTGAGGCGGCCATGCTCACCAGCTGCGTGCCAGCATCGCCCTGTGCTTCGGCCCCGCTCATGCGCGGCGCTATGCTCATCAACGCAACATGCGCCCCAAGCGACAGACCAACACAAAGCAAAACCTCAGCCGCGCGCGTCATGGCCGCTCCCCCTTGGATGACCGAAGGCCCGACGTGACCAGATTGACCTGTTCAAACCCAAGCGCACCCAGTTGTGGCAACAATTGCGCGACGAAATGCGCCGGAGTGCTTTGGTCGGCATGGACCAGCACCACGGTGTCGCACTGGCCGCTGTCACATCCGGCGCGCCGGTCCGTGTCAAGCGCACTCAGGATGGCTTGGCGGGCCTCGAAAGAGCTGACCAGATCGCGAAAGGCCAATTGGCCCGCTGGATCAAGGAATAGCGAAAACACCCCCTCGGCCTCCTGCGCTTCGGCGATCTCGGGCGGGGTGATGTCAAACGGTTCCGGCGGTTGCATTTCACCTGCAATCAGGAAGAAAATCAGCAACAGAAAGACGACATTGATCATGGGCAAAAGCCCCGTCGTGACGCGTTTTCTTGGCGGGCCGGACAGGTTCACGGGTTACTCCATCACGATCAGACGAGTGATCCCGGCCTTTGAAAGGTGATCAACGGTGTCCACAAGCCGTTGCAGATCGGCGTCATGGGTGCGGATGATCACCGCCGAGTCCGGGGTGGGCATCAAGGGCTGGAGCCAGCCTGACAAATGTTCGGCAAAGACTTCTTCGCCGTTGAGCCGGATGTCGCCATTGGCATAGAGATCGACCACACGCGGCGGACCCTCCCAAGACGCGGTTGCCGCGCCCCCAGCGGGGGTCAAGGGCAAGACGCCTTGGGTGCCAAAGCGTGACACCAACATGAAAAACACCAAAAGCAAGAACACGACATCAATCATCGGCGTCAAATCGGGATGACGCGTGCGGCGTGGGTGGGCAAAGGCAAAGGCACTCATGGCCGGGTCTCGTCAGGGGCGATCGTGTCTTTGGGGAGCGGCACGAAGATCCGCGTTGCGATGTCTTCCAAATCATGGCGCACGCCGTCAATCGCAGTGTCAAACCACGTCAGCGCAATCTGCGCCGGGATCGCCACGGCCATACCGGCAGCGGTGGTCAGAAGAGCCTCCCAAATCCCACCCGCAAGCTGCGCCGGATCGGCGCGCGCGCCTGCGGTTTGCAACGCCTGAAACGCGGCGATCATCCCCATCACGGTGCCCAAAAGCCCCAAAAGCGGGCCGATGGTGGCAGCAAGTTCCAAACCGCGCAGCCCCGTGGCCGCCCGTTTCAACAGCCCGCGTGCGGTGCGTTCGACCTCTTCGCGCGCCAAGGCGTCGGGCAAATGCTCGGCCGCTTGGACCTGCATCGCGCGATAGGCCAGACGGGCCCTCACGCTGCGACGTTGGGCCAAGGTGGCGCGGGCTTCATCCGTCTCACCCGCTTGCCAAAGCTGCACGGCCTGTTCGGTGACATGCCCGCCGACCCACAGACCAGATCGGACAAAATCCCAACATTTCCACAGGATCAAAGCGACGGTCATCACGGACAGCGCAGAGATCGCCCAAATGGCGGGACCGCCCGCGATCAGAAACCCCAGTTTTTCAGCATCCATGGTGATGTCCTTTCAACAAAGAGGGCGCGCCACACAGGCGGCACGCCCGAAACGCGAAGGTCAGAATTGCATCTGCACGGCAACATAGACGTTGCGACCCGGTTCATTGACCTTTTCGACCGTTGTGTCAAAGGTGTTTGAACGGCTGAGGTGTGTCGCATAGGATTTATCGAACAGATTGTCGATCCCGGCCAAAAGCGACACGTCCTCGTTGAGCGCATAGGTCCCAAAGACATCAAGCGTCGCATAGCCCGCCGTTTCACCCGCATCGAGGACGGTATAAATCCGGTCCTGCTTGCTCGCCCAATTGATGCGTGCGCCGATCTGCCAGATGTCGGCGTCATAGGTCGCACTGATCGTGCCTTGCAGGGGCGGGATTTGCCCAAGCGCCCCACCATCGGAGCGATTGCCACCATAGGTGTAGCTCATATCTCCGGCCAAAAGCACCTGACCCAAGTTCCATTGCCCCGAAAGCTCGACCCCGGCCAATTCGGCATTGATATTGCGATAGGTGGTCACGCCTTTCATCGCGCCCGGCCAACTGATGTGATCCTGAAGGATGTAATCAGACACCCGGTCATAAAAGGCGGTGGC comes from the Celeribacter baekdonensis genome and includes:
- a CDS encoding FecCD family ABC transporter permease; the encoded protein is MAFMPSRLALRRPTTALAGDRQMRALALRMALGLSLLLVMLLSLGWGAASGIDVPGALAAKAGIGTASLRDMAIVWDIRMPRMVTGALVGAALAVSGTVMQGLFRNPLADPGLVGVSAGAGFGAVAAIVLGGFLPAAIQAATGAALIPFAAFLGGWASTLVLYKIATRGGHTSVATMLLAGIALGALTGAVTGFIVYRASDDQLRDLTFWGMGSVAGATWAKLLAAGPIIVLTLISAPFLARALDALALGEPVAKHLGVDVQRMKRLAILSVAASVGACVAITGGIGFVGIVVPHLLRLVQGPVHRLLLPNAAILGAIVVLLADMISRTVVAPAELPIGIVTAVLGGPFFLWILLKNRAILEM
- a CDS encoding heme/hemin ABC transporter substrate-binding protein — protein: MRSTFFALALALPTAAAAQSYPDAQAIVAIGGPVTETIFALGEGARVIARDTTSLYPEAVTALPDVGYMRQLSAEGVLSVGPDLIVTRDTAGPPETLDQLRAASIPVVSIHDSFTKEAVLDNVTAIGAAIGAEEAAATLHATIATQFVNLEASLAKQTERPRILFILSNQAGRLNVAGAQTGANGIIEMAGGENVMAAAFNGYKIMGDEALIEAAPDVVVMMTGEADHEGRADEIFALPALAQSPAAAHGRFVQIDPAAMGFGPRTALFAQNLHDALVETPSPSKAAD
- a CDS encoding hemin-degrading factor, which encodes MTQHLTPSDIRNAKADATNIRDRDLAEKLGISEAQLVAAFTGTHGAHRVTRIAPHPDDVIPRVTELGEVMALTRNASCVHERVGTFLEYRAGPHASMVLGPDIDTRIFPKHWAFGFAVEVPTETGSRKSLQFFDHAGDALQKIYLRDSSNHAAWGPLVSDLAIADQSDTLPVAPRAPVQGATMNMDKRDVLLSEWAKMSDTHQFNRITSKLGMNRLGAYRAALGTAWVRPVASDRVEPFLNAVSKAGQKVILFVGNPGNIQIHWGKLETIKVMGPWLNVLDPMFNLHLRADHVAEVYVVEKPTKRGPAISLEAFDDKGNLIFQCFGQRDGDTDDLATWHGILAALPTREEALA
- a CDS encoding TonB-dependent receptor domain-containing protein, producing MITHTSLRALVTALAVTPAFALPSFAQDGTGTSTDFTTDSPYGAFIGTVTLGESLRGIQTDTATSETEISQEELDARQASTLAELLGTIPGVTLSNAASPQGSSINIRGLGADAGTYGSNTKVSVVIDGVSKGQEELYRQGSLLTMEPELFKSVRVVRGPGESFRFSAGAIGGTVEAQTKDAADFLEDGDSFALRQKLAYESNGDGVLSSTILAFAPDDKLDVLAFYGYRKNGDYTDGTGTEQADTGFELPSAMLKLKYRASDELSFTGSVSKSQNRLKDVSFDYIGSSFPVRVDADIEDTTAFLALDYNPLSTDLVNLTAKLTYSDELISNVSDTTSSDIYNADNRTKGLAFSVENTALFATGRVDHSVLTGIEIGKRTRTSISDTGTNAGSTPGGTDEYVALYATDEMTFGALTLTPQLRYEHQTLTSRDNEAPYRGVPGPANGTTFKKDALVGALSARYAVTDRFAVFGTLAYNENLPILDDLRSDLITTSEKATTVEVGVSYDASDVFGAGDRVRAKLTGFKTHVWDNTTYTTASFAYGDVIDLKGLEFEASYVTGAYYVDFNASMTRGEWGTGEDFNNAPADTAQLTLGKRMFDTQLTLSTEILHGWSNSRTTGTDGATAPSDSYTTVGLSAAYIPNKGWAEGVAFRASVDNLFDEDYRPYLSSRTAPGRTVTLSLTKTF
- a CDS encoding energy transducer TonB family protein; amino-acid sequence: MTRAAEVLLCVGLSLGAHVALMSIAPRMSGAEAQGDAGTQLVSMAASTAALETLVEQWDGFAPPESLTEIAPPATPTEALDLPQRANAFPMALDAPPMTMTNLSPLAPQSPDVVPPEGSEPPKPPAPPPPAAPKSTPAKPAPSQPVKRPNATQSEAQKAAGAGGQTARGTKGTSQGATADAGQRKHDLSAWGGGIRAAIERKKRYPSAARGAKGKVVLQISVARTGALRSVSVARSSGNALLDQAALAAVQSIGQFKPAPRSLTQNAYSFSLQINFAPR
- a CDS encoding ExbD/TolR family protein — its product is MNLSGPPRKRVTTGLLPMINVVFLLLIFFLIAGEMQPPEPFDITPPEIAEAQEAEGVFSLFLDPAGQLAFRDLVSSFEARQAILSALDTDRRAGCDSGQCDTVVLVHADQSTPAHFVAQLLPQLGALGFEQVNLVTSGLRSSKGERP
- a CDS encoding ExbD/TolR family protein; translation: MSAFAFAHPRRTRHPDLTPMIDVVFLLLVFFMLVSRFGTQGVLPLTPAGGAATASWEGPPRVVDLYANGDIRLNGEEVFAEHLSGWLQPLMPTPDSAVIIRTHDADLQRLVDTVDHLSKAGITRLIVME
- a CDS encoding MotA/TolQ/ExbB proton channel family protein, with the protein product MDAEKLGFLIAGGPAIWAISALSVMTVALILWKCWDFVRSGLWVGGHVTEQAVQLWQAGETDEARATLAQRRSVRARLAYRAMQVQAAEHLPDALAREEVERTARGLLKRAATGLRGLELAATIGPLLGLLGTVMGMIAAFQALQTAGARADPAQLAGGIWEALLTTAAGMAVAIPAQIALTWFDTAIDGVRHDLEDIATRIFVPLPKDTIAPDETRP